Proteins encoded together in one Fimbriiglobus ruber window:
- a CDS encoding HEAT repeat domain-containing protein: MKTPGVADASQHVASNVLGLFHSSAFILVSLVAIGVLAGLLFRVGVIGFALKLFGTLVRWMIRTGFQIWEYLLSWAEWPLFLGTTLVMLGLGWVTIGLVPPFAILFGSLTLFMGVTACLAYMAIDLERYDVVRGYKALHDPGLGQAVAEKLVRYGDILGVPLLAAAAVSAVGGFALFNMGLYETVGRTWYAVVPHEGVPGYFDFLAYSLINLYQLVDVLDLAGSYNGVQITHLRPTQWPASTLLAAFKIFFTLILLQQLFASVRKGQALAEAIADFWSPHPSVHERARNSLHQHGAGVVQPLLNSLRTLTCLTKEQRDRLPQILADIGPACAPTLTRYLSDPNEGVRAVASAALGHLSVADAVPALVRLASDPSELVRQAVVAALGTIGENATRAARQRSLSIGRRRRNWIRWKRNRPMNETPAAPTADLAVDTLATALTDNSSSVRIEAARALGQIGTPAARTSGALATLLGDADETVRCGAAEALGKVGAEDQIPALAELLKDSSPVIKEAAARALGSLKGASSSAVPELVALLQDREPSVRQAVAEAIGQIGTLSEEATTALVEGLTSRDTAVRAQTAEALGAIGSAAEDAAPALVEALTDGNDRVRAEAASALGKIGEAAADAAVPGLVRALRDKDSWVSALAAEALGEIGEAAEEAVPALVRSLRHINPLVRANAAEALGKLGPAAADALPALVTAAKDADGNVRSRAVCALSEVAPADDPAPCRVALDLLADADSLVRAAAVEALAQHGAADESIAAAVLPLLEDANDQVKFQVIRAAPKLLGPAPEVVDGLIRRLLEDDSAWIREGAAAALGQLGSAAVAAGPSLLRAAQTGETAVRLQAVRAMVMIQPPEAVAAFSTALQDADPEIRKIASAGWIKAGAVPDDVVPALVDALRDPEMQVRANAAHLLGRLDALPAEAVPLLIDCAAHPNDGLRMNAAVALREGRPEAATEVFAHLLDDSNVRIRLIAAGAILTRDPADVRAATVVTGILSDPVARLRAIALEIITSLGQEAWHFLDALKLRVDEEDDPEIRERMRELVARCEEWKAAQNTAPTEEGSTFNPLAVVAQVFSGDKDVATP, encoded by the coding sequence ATGAAAACGCCCGGTGTGGCCGATGCCAGTCAGCACGTCGCCTCGAACGTGTTGGGGCTTTTTCATTCCTCCGCTTTCATCCTGGTGTCTCTCGTCGCGATCGGTGTGTTGGCCGGGTTGCTGTTCCGGGTCGGGGTGATTGGATTTGCCCTGAAACTGTTCGGAACCCTGGTCCGATGGATGATCCGGACGGGCTTTCAGATCTGGGAATATCTTTTGTCTTGGGCTGAGTGGCCGCTATTTCTCGGCACCACCCTTGTCATGCTTGGTTTGGGCTGGGTCACAATAGGACTGGTGCCCCCCTTCGCAATCCTGTTCGGCTCCTTGACGTTATTCATGGGCGTCACGGCGTGCCTCGCGTACATGGCGATCGACCTTGAGCGATACGACGTCGTTCGCGGGTACAAAGCGCTGCACGACCCGGGGCTCGGGCAGGCGGTGGCCGAGAAGTTGGTGCGCTACGGCGACATTCTCGGGGTTCCCCTGCTGGCGGCAGCCGCGGTGAGCGCGGTCGGCGGCTTCGCGCTCTTCAACATGGGGCTGTACGAGACAGTCGGTCGTACCTGGTACGCGGTCGTCCCGCACGAGGGCGTTCCGGGGTACTTCGATTTCCTGGCGTATTCGCTCATCAACCTCTATCAGCTCGTCGACGTCCTCGACCTGGCCGGTTCTTACAACGGCGTACAAATCACCCATCTTCGCCCGACGCAGTGGCCGGCCTCGACCCTGTTGGCGGCGTTCAAAATCTTCTTCACGCTGATTTTACTGCAACAGCTCTTTGCCTCGGTCCGCAAGGGGCAAGCGCTGGCCGAGGCGATCGCCGATTTCTGGAGCCCGCACCCGTCGGTCCACGAGCGGGCGCGAAACTCGCTCCATCAACACGGGGCCGGGGTCGTGCAGCCACTCCTCAACTCCCTCCGAACCCTGACCTGTTTGACGAAAGAACAGCGCGACCGGCTGCCGCAAATCCTCGCCGACATCGGCCCGGCGTGCGCGCCGACACTGACCCGCTATTTGAGCGACCCCAACGAGGGGGTGCGGGCGGTGGCGTCCGCGGCGCTGGGGCACCTCAGTGTCGCAGACGCTGTTCCGGCACTGGTTCGACTCGCCAGCGACCCGAGTGAGCTGGTGCGGCAGGCGGTGGTCGCGGCACTGGGGACGATCGGCGAGAACGCTACCAGGGCGGCCCGCCAGCGGTCGCTATCGATCGGCCGACGCCGCCGGAACTGGATCAGGTGGAAGCGGAACCGCCCAATGAACGAAACGCCCGCCGCGCCCACGGCTGACCTGGCCGTTGATACCCTCGCCACCGCCCTCACCGATAACTCGTCTTCGGTCCGGATCGAAGCCGCTCGCGCTTTGGGCCAGATCGGCACGCCCGCGGCCCGGACGAGTGGTGCCCTGGCCACGCTCCTTGGCGACGCCGACGAGACCGTGAGGTGCGGTGCGGCCGAGGCTCTCGGGAAAGTCGGGGCCGAAGATCAAATCCCGGCCCTGGCCGAATTGCTCAAGGACTCGAGCCCGGTCATCAAGGAAGCCGCAGCCCGCGCGCTCGGATCGCTCAAAGGCGCTTCAAGTTCCGCGGTGCCCGAGTTGGTGGCTCTGTTACAAGATCGCGAACCTTCGGTCCGCCAGGCCGTGGCCGAGGCCATCGGACAGATTGGGACGTTGTCCGAGGAGGCGACAACGGCTCTCGTAGAAGGATTGACCAGTCGGGACACGGCGGTCCGGGCTCAAACAGCGGAAGCCCTGGGCGCGATCGGGTCGGCCGCCGAAGACGCGGCCCCGGCGCTGGTGGAAGCGCTGACGGACGGGAATGACCGCGTACGGGCGGAAGCCGCGTCCGCGCTCGGCAAAATCGGCGAGGCGGCTGCTGATGCCGCCGTCCCGGGTCTCGTCCGCGCCCTCCGCGACAAGGATTCCTGGGTCAGCGCGCTGGCGGCGGAGGCGCTCGGGGAGATCGGCGAGGCCGCCGAGGAAGCCGTACCCGCACTGGTGCGATCGCTCCGGCACATCAACCCGCTGGTCCGGGCCAACGCGGCCGAGGCGCTGGGGAAACTCGGTCCCGCGGCGGCCGACGCCTTGCCCGCCCTGGTGACAGCCGCGAAAGACGCCGACGGGAATGTGCGAAGCCGGGCTGTCTGTGCGTTGAGTGAAGTGGCCCCCGCGGACGATCCCGCGCCGTGTCGCGTGGCCCTCGACCTGTTGGCGGACGCTGATTCGCTGGTGCGGGCGGCAGCCGTCGAGGCTTTGGCGCAGCACGGCGCTGCCGACGAGTCGATCGCAGCCGCGGTTCTTCCTCTTTTGGAAGACGCGAATGATCAGGTCAAGTTCCAGGTTATCCGGGCGGCACCGAAACTTCTCGGCCCAGCGCCCGAGGTCGTTGACGGGTTAATTCGTCGGTTGCTCGAAGACGACAGCGCGTGGATTCGCGAGGGTGCGGCCGCGGCTCTGGGGCAACTCGGCTCGGCGGCGGTCGCGGCCGGTCCGTCCTTGCTCCGTGCCGCCCAGACCGGTGAGACGGCGGTCCGGTTGCAGGCGGTCAGGGCGATGGTGATGATCCAACCGCCCGAAGCCGTGGCTGCCTTCTCGACCGCCCTACAAGACGCCGACCCCGAAATCCGAAAAATCGCGTCGGCCGGGTGGATCAAAGCCGGCGCGGTGCCGGACGACGTCGTCCCCGCACTGGTCGACGCCCTGCGCGACCCGGAAATGCAAGTGCGGGCGAACGCGGCTCACCTGCTCGGCCGACTGGACGCCTTGCCGGCGGAAGCCGTTCCCCTCCTCATCGACTGCGCGGCCCACCCGAACGACGGCCTCCGAATGAACGCCGCCGTGGCACTCCGCGAGGGCAGACCGGAGGCGGCGACCGAGGTGTTCGCCCACCTGCTCGACGACTCGAACGTCCGCATTCGTCTGATCGCGGCTGGGGCCATCCTGACCCGTGATCCGGCTGACGTCCGCGCCGCCACGGTAGTAACCGGCATCTTGTCTGATCCGGTCGCCCGCCTGCGGGCGATTGCCCTGGAGATCATCACCTCACTCGGGCAGGAAGCGTGGCACTTCTTGGACGCACTTAAGTTGCGAGTGGACGAGGAAGACGATCCGGAGATTCGGGAGCGAATGCGGGAACTCGTCGCCCGCTGCGAAGAATGGAAAGCCGCTCAGAATACAGCACCGACGGAAGAGGGGAGCACATTCAACCCACTCGCCGTGGTAGCCCAGGTGTTCTCCGGGGACAAAGACGTAGCGACCCCGTGA
- a CDS encoding bifunctional serine/threonine-protein kinase/formylglycine-generating enzyme family protein, translating to MQDDAHLFSSDKPSSAVIAPHNPLTKRTSVISGYGHTKSSDEEVPEEFLSPPRPTQTLKLGHFDVLETIGQGGFGVVVKAFDQRLLRIVAIKLMTAEGSTSPARKRFVREARAAAAVRHENVVQVYAVEEQPTPHLVMEYVPGGSLQQLLDRTGPLDVRETLRIGAQIAQGLAAAHAIGLVHRDIKPANVLLEKGDRPQAKLTDFGLARAADDASLTQSGFVLGTPMYMSPEQARGDQLDHRADIYSLGSVLYVMLTGRPPFRALNTLAVLKRVAEDKPRPIQEIIPEVPSWLCDIISKLHAKNPAERFQSASEVAEVLSTCLTELQQGRPVRLTATKQPRRKIVATAAVCAVAIGLVGLAGFAINQPNGHGAQNSSGVGDVANPADTTVAQSTEVQTPLTPTSNAGRIKPKGKYTNRFGMEFVKIPAGTSVLSGTNEYPNPKSVTFSSDFYLGTFEVTQEEWDRIFGPGHNPSRYSRNGTQKSAVVNVPDDALKRFPVDGLSWEMCQEFLKQLNRQDPQSGWVYRLPLSNEWEYACRGGPGRTHEELALNFHLTSDSHVLRPDQANFSASGLNRPCPVGSYDPNRLGLYDMHGNVFEICEDVVVQRDGTYCPMRGGFWHDSAVNCQAKTRNGAGITWCIDGAGMRVALVPKGPVGRP from the coding sequence GTGCAAGACGACGCCCATTTGTTCAGCTCCGACAAGCCAAGTTCGGCAGTCATCGCGCCTCATAATCCTCTCACGAAGCGTACTTCCGTCATCAGCGGGTACGGTCATACGAAGTCATCGGACGAGGAAGTGCCCGAAGAATTTCTTTCACCGCCCCGACCCACCCAGACTTTGAAACTCGGCCACTTCGACGTGCTGGAAACGATCGGCCAGGGCGGATTCGGGGTCGTCGTGAAGGCGTTCGACCAAAGACTCCTGCGCATCGTCGCCATCAAATTAATGACGGCCGAGGGGTCAACATCGCCGGCCCGAAAACGATTCGTTCGCGAGGCCCGGGCCGCCGCCGCCGTCCGCCACGAGAACGTCGTGCAGGTTTATGCGGTCGAGGAGCAGCCGACCCCGCACCTCGTCATGGAATACGTCCCCGGCGGGTCATTGCAACAACTGTTGGACCGGACCGGCCCCCTCGATGTCCGGGAGACTCTGCGGATCGGAGCCCAGATCGCCCAGGGGTTGGCCGCAGCCCACGCGATCGGCTTGGTCCACCGGGACATCAAACCGGCGAACGTGCTGTTGGAAAAAGGCGACCGCCCGCAAGCCAAACTCACCGACTTCGGCCTCGCGAGGGCTGCCGACGACGCCAGCCTGACCCAAAGTGGGTTCGTCCTCGGGACGCCCATGTACATGTCACCCGAGCAGGCTCGCGGCGATCAGCTGGACCACCGGGCCGACATCTACAGTTTGGGCAGTGTCCTCTACGTAATGCTCACCGGACGACCGCCGTTCCGTGCGTTAAATACTCTGGCCGTACTCAAGCGTGTGGCCGAAGACAAGCCGCGACCGATTCAGGAGATCATTCCGGAAGTGCCGTCCTGGCTGTGCGACATCATCTCGAAACTGCACGCCAAGAACCCGGCCGAACGGTTTCAATCCGCTTCCGAAGTCGCCGAGGTTTTAAGTACTTGCCTGACGGAGTTGCAGCAGGGGCGGCCGGTGCGGTTGACAGCCACGAAACAACCCCGGCGAAAGATCGTCGCAACGGCGGCGGTCTGTGCGGTAGCCATCGGCCTTGTCGGTCTCGCCGGTTTCGCAATCAACCAACCCAACGGGCACGGGGCACAAAATTCGTCCGGCGTGGGCGATGTCGCGAACCCTGCCGACACCACGGTAGCACAATCGACCGAAGTCCAAACGCCGTTAACCCCGACGTCAAACGCTGGACGGATTAAGCCGAAGGGAAAGTACACAAACCGATTCGGCATGGAGTTCGTCAAGATTCCCGCGGGCACATCCGTGTTAAGCGGGACCAATGAATACCCAAACCCGAAATCGGTCACGTTCTCAAGCGATTTTTATTTAGGAACCTTCGAGGTCACTCAGGAAGAATGGGATCGCATCTTCGGGCCGGGACACAACCCGAGTCGATATTCCCGAAACGGGACTCAAAAAAGTGCGGTAGTAAACGTACCCGACGATGCTCTCAAGCGATTTCCGGTAGATGGTCTTTCGTGGGAAATGTGCCAGGAGTTCCTCAAACAACTGAATCGTCAGGATCCGCAAAGTGGGTGGGTCTACCGGCTACCGCTCTCCAACGAGTGGGAGTACGCTTGTCGCGGCGGTCCGGGTCGTACGCACGAAGAATTGGCGCTCAATTTCCACCTGACCTCTGACTCGCACGTCTTGCGACCCGATCAAGCGAACTTCTCGGCTTCAGGACTGAACAGGCCGTGTCCCGTCGGTTCGTACGATCCCAACCGCCTCGGGTTGTACGACATGCACGGGAACGTGTTTGAAATCTGTGAGGACGTGGTAGTCCAGCGTGACGGAACGTATTGTCCGATGCGAGGCGGTTTTTGGCATGACTCGGCAGTCAACTGCCAGGCCAAAACGCGAAACGGGGCCGGGATAACCTGGTGTATCGATGGGGCCGGAATGCGGGTGGCACTGGTACCCAAAGGGCCGGTCGGCCGGCCGTGA
- a CDS encoding sigma 54-interacting transcriptional regulator codes for MSPHDVPTNLGPIQALLGVAESVTADGDPATLLQSVATRLRSAVPFDFLGVLIHDPAAGLMRLTLFVSADPGRVHPCPDTTPLDSPGGLVWQTQEPMLISDLRSETRFPAMQPIWERFGMQSAYYVPLTTARRKLGTIFFAREDAHTHESDELELLRFAARQAAVAIDNALVAADVARLQDELRAERDRLQLLLDVTTAVVAHLDLRGLFRAIASVLRRVVPVEYASLALHDPVRNGWDLHALDFPTGKGGYLRESLHVPFAGAPASLAFTARAPVALTRDELQAMSDHAPVARALVAEGIRHWCCVPILSRDRVLGTVNVGRIADQPFTPVEREWLDRVSGPVGLAVENALAFRQIEELKNKLAAEKHYLEDEIRTEHGFAEIVGASPGLGEVLKQVEVVAPVDTAVLILGETGTGKELVARAIHRLSKRAGRTFVKLNCAAIPTGLLESELFGHEKGAFTGAVARKVGRFELADGGTLFLDEVGDVQPDLQPKLLRVLQEQEFERLGGTRTLRTDVRVIAATNRDLGKMVASGQFRADLFYRLNVFPVRLPALRERLEDIPLLVRYFVAESARKLNRPVRTIPDAAIEKMVKYPWPGNVRELQNFIERCVLLSPGTELRVPANELPDIPPPATSGGVQTLVEAEREHIRAALAAAKGKVGGPGGAAARLGMKRTTLQSKMKKLGVTLDDPPGDNE; via the coding sequence ATGTCCCCACACGATGTCCCTACCAACCTCGGCCCGATCCAGGCGCTCCTGGGTGTAGCCGAGTCGGTCACCGCCGACGGCGATCCGGCGACGTTATTGCAGTCCGTCGCGACGCGGCTCCGGTCGGCAGTCCCGTTCGACTTCCTCGGCGTCCTGATTCACGACCCGGCCGCCGGGCTCATGCGGCTCACCCTCTTCGTGTCCGCCGACCCGGGCCGCGTTCACCCGTGCCCGGACACCACGCCGCTCGACTCCCCGGGCGGGCTCGTGTGGCAGACACAAGAGCCGATGCTGATCTCCGACCTGCGAAGCGAGACGCGGTTCCCCGCGATGCAGCCGATCTGGGAACGCTTCGGGATGCAGTCGGCTTATTACGTCCCGCTCACGACCGCCCGCCGGAAACTGGGCACCATCTTCTTCGCCCGCGAAGACGCCCACACGCACGAGTCGGACGAACTCGAACTCCTCCGGTTCGCCGCCCGTCAGGCGGCCGTCGCGATCGACAACGCCCTCGTGGCCGCCGACGTGGCCCGATTGCAGGACGAACTCCGCGCCGAACGGGACCGCCTCCAACTCCTCCTCGACGTGACCACGGCCGTCGTCGCCCACCTCGACCTGCGGGGGCTGTTCCGGGCGATCGCGAGCGTCCTGCGCCGAGTGGTCCCGGTCGAATACGCCAGTCTCGCCCTCCACGACCCCGTCCGCAACGGCTGGGACTTGCACGCCCTCGATTTCCCGACCGGGAAAGGGGGCTACTTGCGGGAGAGCTTGCACGTCCCGTTCGCGGGGGCGCCCGCCAGCCTGGCGTTCACCGCCCGCGCCCCGGTCGCCCTGACCCGGGACGAACTCCAGGCGATGTCGGACCACGCGCCGGTCGCCCGGGCACTGGTCGCGGAGGGCATCCGCCACTGGTGCTGCGTCCCGATCCTGTCGCGGGACCGCGTTCTCGGCACGGTGAACGTCGGACGGATCGCCGACCAGCCGTTCACGCCCGTCGAGCGGGAATGGCTCGACCGAGTGTCCGGGCCGGTCGGGTTAGCCGTGGAAAATGCTCTCGCGTTCCGCCAGATCGAGGAGTTGAAGAACAAACTCGCCGCGGAAAAGCACTACCTTGAAGACGAGATCCGGACGGAACACGGGTTCGCCGAGATCGTCGGCGCCAGCCCCGGGCTCGGCGAGGTGCTGAAACAGGTCGAGGTCGTCGCGCCGGTCGACACCGCGGTTCTTATCCTGGGCGAGACGGGAACGGGGAAAGAACTGGTCGCCCGAGCCATCCACCGGCTCAGCAAGCGGGCCGGGCGGACGTTCGTGAAACTCAACTGCGCGGCGATCCCGACCGGCCTTCTGGAGAGTGAGTTATTCGGCCACGAGAAGGGGGCCTTCACCGGGGCGGTCGCCCGGAAAGTGGGGCGGTTCGAACTGGCCGACGGCGGCACGCTGTTTCTCGACGAAGTGGGTGACGTTCAGCCGGACCTCCAGCCGAAGTTGTTGCGCGTACTCCAGGAGCAGGAATTCGAGCGGCTGGGCGGCACGCGGACACTCCGGACGGACGTTCGCGTGATCGCGGCCACGAACCGCGACCTGGGTAAAATGGTCGCCAGCGGCCAGTTCCGCGCCGATCTCTTCTACCGGCTAAACGTCTTCCCGGTTCGGCTACCAGCACTGAGGGAGAGGCTGGAAGACATCCCACTTCTCGTGCGGTATTTCGTGGCCGAGTCCGCGCGCAAGCTCAACCGCCCGGTCCGCACGATCCCGGACGCTGCCATCGAAAAGATGGTCAAATACCCGTGGCCCGGCAATGTTCGTGAGTTGCAAAACTTCATCGAGCGGTGTGTACTACTATCGCCCGGCACGGAACTGAGGGTGCCGGCGAACGAGCTACCCGATATTCCGCCGCCCGCGACTTCGGGCGGCGTGCAAACTCTTGTTGAGGCCGAGCGGGAACACATTCGCGCGGCCCTGGCCGCCGCGAAAGGAAAGGTCGGCGGGCCGGGCGGTGCCGCGGCCCGGCTCGGGATGAAGCGCACGACCCTGCAATCGAAGATGAAGAAGTTGGGCGTGACGCTGGACGATCCGCCCGGAGATAATGAATAG
- a CDS encoding CAP domain-containing protein — translation MCHVSIRLLLSLSFATAAVTTTAFSDDTRACGGSALTAEEIEDLVSYHNRVRKEVGAEPVKWSEKVAAVAQEWADHLAEIGKLEHRPRTGKSASPYGENLAINQSVRKGAEAWYAEKKDYTAGDPIPKDFANFKAGHYTQMVWSKTTEIGAGKAVVKSGRFKGETVLVTNYNPPGNFIGRKPY, via the coding sequence ATGTGTCACGTCAGTATTCGATTGCTCCTCAGTCTGTCGTTCGCAACCGCGGCGGTCACGACGACCGCTTTTTCCGATGACACGCGAGCATGCGGTGGGTCCGCGCTGACCGCGGAGGAAATCGAAGACCTGGTGAGCTACCACAACCGGGTCCGGAAGGAAGTCGGCGCCGAGCCCGTCAAGTGGTCGGAGAAGGTCGCGGCGGTCGCGCAAGAGTGGGCGGACCACCTCGCGGAAATCGGGAAGTTGGAACATCGCCCCCGCACAGGGAAGTCGGCATCGCCTTACGGGGAAAACCTCGCGATTAACCAGTCCGTTCGGAAAGGAGCCGAGGCGTGGTACGCAGAGAAGAAAGACTACACGGCCGGCGACCCGATCCCGAAGGACTTCGCGAACTTCAAAGCCGGGCACTACACGCAAATGGTTTGGAGCAAAACGACCGAGATCGGGGCCGGTAAAGCGGTCGTCAAATCGGGGCGATTCAAGGGCGAAACCGTCCTGGTGACGAACTACAACCCGCCGGGTAATTTCATCGGCCGGAAGCCGTATTGA
- a CDS encoding O-methyltransferase → MSDSRWEAVDRYFIDALVGTDAALDEALKESDAAGLPSVSVTAPQGKFLHLLVRIHGARKILEIGTLGGYSSIWMARALPPGGKLISLEAEPKHAEVARANIQRAGLANVIEVRVGKALDTLPLLEGPFDLVFIDADKSNNPAYFQWALKLSRPGTVIVVDNVVRDGAVVDPTSTNESVLGVRRMVELMNSEPRVSATAIQTVGGKGYDGFVLAVVNGS, encoded by the coding sequence GTGAGCGACAGCCGTTGGGAGGCCGTGGACCGTTACTTCATCGACGCTCTCGTCGGTACGGACGCGGCCCTTGATGAAGCACTGAAGGAGAGCGACGCCGCGGGGCTGCCATCGGTGAGCGTGACCGCACCGCAAGGGAAGTTCCTGCATCTGCTGGTCCGGATCCATGGCGCGCGGAAGATTCTGGAGATCGGGACGCTGGGCGGGTACAGCTCGATTTGGATGGCCAGGGCCCTGCCACCGGGCGGGAAACTGATCTCACTGGAGGCCGAGCCGAAACACGCCGAAGTCGCACGGGCGAACATCCAGCGGGCAGGTTTGGCAAACGTGATCGAGGTCCGTGTCGGCAAAGCACTCGACACCCTCCCGCTGCTGGAGGGTCCGTTCGACCTCGTGTTCATCGACGCCGACAAGTCGAACAACCCGGCGTACTTCCAGTGGGCGCTCAAGCTTTCCCGGCCGGGCACTGTCATCGTCGTCGACAACGTGGTGCGGGACGGCGCGGTGGTCGATCCCACGAGTACGAACGAGAGCGTCCTGGGCGTGCGGCGGATGGTCGAGTTGATGAACTCCGAACCCCGGGTATCGGCGACCGCGATTCAGACGGTCGGGGGTAAGGGGTACGATGGGTTCGTGCTGGCAGTGGTCAACGGCTCATGA
- a CDS encoding SGNH/GDSL hydrolase family protein → MTRLVPFRLACFIAAFTSATVPARGADPAWVVPMKKVHAKFTGTPGTFALFGDSITTSLAFWAPWPYAPKTLDAETAKSLEVVRGHMKEDCWRKWRGPEFGSEGGKTIAWADENVDRWLKALNPEAVVLMFGTNDLTQVDAKNYETKLRAVIGRCLKNGRRGATHDHPAAEWVG, encoded by the coding sequence ATGACCCGTCTCGTTCCATTCCGGCTAGCGTGCTTCATCGCCGCATTCACTTCCGCGACCGTCCCGGCCCGCGGTGCAGACCCCGCGTGGGTCGTACCGATGAAAAAAGTCCACGCCAAGTTCACCGGCACGCCCGGCACATTCGCCCTGTTCGGCGACTCGATTACCACATCGCTCGCGTTCTGGGCGCCGTGGCCGTATGCCCCCAAAACGCTCGACGCCGAGACCGCCAAGTCGCTGGAAGTTGTCCGCGGGCACATGAAGGAGGATTGCTGGCGGAAATGGCGCGGGCCGGAGTTTGGCAGCGAAGGCGGCAAGACGATCGCCTGGGCGGACGAGAACGTTGACCGCTGGCTGAAGGCCCTGAACCCCGAAGCCGTCGTGCTGATGTTCGGGACCAACGACTTGACCCAGGTCGATGCGAAAAATTACGAAACGAAACTCCGGGCGGTCATCGGCCGGTGCCTAAAGAACGGCCGCCGCGGTGCTACTCACGACCATCCCGCCGCGGAGTGGGTTGGTTGA
- a CDS encoding MgtC/SapB family protein, producing MVISHLDMFLRMGAAAGLGAAIGFERQWIGRPAGTRTHLIVALASATFMLVSTQFVFFQTYGKDDLVIVDTSRIAASVVSGVGFLGAGVLFRTGIGIQGITTAASLWLAAAIGLAAGGGMYELAVAATGTALFALIVLRRLKGRRDTCTRGESSSCSRMTARRGKP from the coding sequence ATGGTCATTAGTCATTTGGATATGTTCTTGCGGATGGGGGCCGCGGCCGGGCTCGGGGCCGCGATCGGCTTCGAGCGCCAGTGGATCGGTCGGCCGGCTGGTACGCGGACGCACCTGATCGTCGCTTTGGCCTCGGCCACGTTCATGCTCGTTTCCACCCAGTTCGTTTTCTTTCAGACATATGGCAAGGACGATTTGGTGATCGTGGACACGTCCCGGATCGCCGCGAGTGTGGTTTCCGGCGTCGGCTTCCTCGGCGCCGGCGTGCTTTTTAGGACCGGGATCGGGATACAAGGGATTACCACGGCGGCCAGTTTGTGGCTGGCCGCGGCCATCGGGTTGGCCGCGGGCGGTGGGATGTACGAGTTGGCGGTCGCCGCGACCGGGACGGCCCTGTTCGCCCTGATTGTGTTGCGCCGGCTCAAGGGGAGGCGGGACACTTGTACCCGAGGCGAGTCATCGTCATGCTCAAGGATGACGGCACGGCGCGGCAAGCCGTGA
- a CDS encoding TetR/AcrR family transcriptional regulator has protein sequence MRTPQKLSGEERKAAILKAVRHLFAAKGFAGTTTRELAATAGVSEALLYRHFPTKEALYGAIHESICSERKYDKFDQLAALEPSTVTLVLLVHYMVSILARDAADPGEGSIPHRLILRSLAEDGEYARILSRRLAEFWSPKVVECLKAAAAVGDAIEERVPFECGSQFAFHLARMVVVQFLPPTPVGGCGPLNPELVSRVVWFVLRGMGLKEEVIRRYYQPETLAALGL, from the coding sequence GTGCGAACTCCACAAAAGTTGTCCGGCGAGGAGCGCAAAGCCGCCATCCTCAAAGCGGTCCGTCACCTGTTCGCCGCCAAGGGGTTCGCGGGCACGACGACCCGCGAACTCGCGGCCACAGCCGGCGTGTCCGAAGCCCTGTTGTACCGGCACTTTCCGACCAAGGAAGCCCTGTACGGAGCCATTCACGAATCGATCTGTAGTGAGCGGAAGTACGATAAGTTCGATCAGCTCGCGGCACTCGAACCGTCCACCGTCACGCTCGTATTACTTGTCCACTACATGGTTTCCATATTGGCTCGTGATGCCGCCGATCCCGGGGAAGGGTCGATCCCCCACCGGCTCATTCTCCGGAGTCTCGCGGAGGATGGAGAATACGCCCGAATCCTGTCCCGGCGGCTCGCGGAGTTCTGGTCTCCGAAGGTCGTCGAATGTCTGAAGGCGGCCGCGGCGGTCGGAGACGCCATCGAAGAGCGCGTGCCGTTTGAATGCGGCAGCCAGTTCGCCTTTCACCTCGCCCGCATGGTGGTCGTCCAGTTTCTGCCCCCGACCCCCGTCGGCGGGTGCGGCCCCCTGAACCCCGAGTTGGTGAGCCGTGTCGTCTGGTTCGTACTACGAGGGATGGGCCTCAAAGAAGAGGTCATCCGCCGGTACTACCAGCCCGAAACACTGGCGGCGCTTGGTCTTTAA